AGCCCGACCCCTCTCCCACCCGACCCCACCCCCGGCTCCCCCGCGCCGCGCCGTCCATTTCACGGAAATGGTGGCATCCCGGACAGTGGATCACCCCATCTCGCTGATCTGGAGTCGATCATGAGGCCCGGTTACGAGCGGCGCCTCGTCGCCGCTGGCGAGATCCTGAAGATGCTCGGCGTCAGCCGGTCGCGCTTCCGGGCCATCGCGACGCATCCGAGCTCTCCCCGGCCATTCCAGACGTTGTCGGTCGGCTCGGTGTGGCTGCGGTCGGACGTGGGGCGTACATCGCCACGTACCGTCAGCCCCGCCCCCCCCCGGCCGACGAGAACGTGCCCGGCTGAGGGGGGCGAGCCCGGCTGGCGGGCTGCTCCTGCCTACGTCGGGCCCCGGACGACCGCAGGTCAAGCCGCTGTCGGCGACTGTCGCCGCACAGGGCAGACGTACCCTCGGGAAGCCTGTCGAGCTGCCCCGGATGCGGGGCACGCACTGGTCCTGCCCCCGTCCGCACCCGTGTCCCTGCTCGCAAGATCGTGCTGAAACCCGGAAGTCACCGTCTCCTCGACGCCGCCACCAATCATGACGCCCCGCCCCGACCATCGTCACCAGACGTGACACCCCGACCGGGGCGGCCGTCGCGGGTCGTGACACTCCCGCTGGGCGCCGGCGACAGAGGGCATGCCCGGTCGTCGGGACACGCGGCACCGGGGCAGACGGCACCGGGGCGAGCCGGCGTTGGTGACGCGGCGTTGACGTACGGCGGTGTGCACTGCCGGACGGGCGGCGCCGCGACGGGCGAACCGCCGCGAGGAGGGTCCCCATGGGCGGGCGTGCGATCCGGGCGGCGCTGGTCGCCGTCACCGTCACGGCGGGAACGCTCGCCAGCGTGCCCCCGGCGGCGGCCCACACCACCACGACGTTCCTCGCCAGCGCAGACAGCTACGTCAGCGCGTCCCAGCCGACGACCAACTACAACGGCACGAACACCCTCGCCGTCGCCGCGTCACCGACCCGGATCTCGTACCTGAGGTTCAGCGTCACCACGCTGGCCGAGCCGGTCCGCTCCGCCTACCTGCGGCTGCACGTCCAGGACACCGGCAACGCGGCCAGCCCGAACGGCGGCCCGCGCAGCGGGTCGGCGCCGGCTGGACGGAGAGCACCCTGACGTACGCCAACCGGCCGGCGGCCATCGGCGGGCCGGTCGCCTCGTTCGGCAAGGTGCTGCGGAACACCTGGTACGACCTGGACGTCACCTCGGCGGTCACCGGCAACGGCGTCGTCGCGTTCTCCTTCGCGTCCGGCAACGCCGACGGCGCGTACGACGACAGCCGCGAGTCCGGCGGGTACGCGCCCCGGCTGGTCGTCACGACCGGCACCGGTGACAACGTGCTGCTCAACGCGGGCGACATCTCGGCCTGCTCCACCACCGGGGCGGCCCAGACCGCGCAGCTCATCGCCCGCGAGCCCGGCATGGTGATGGCCGGCGGCGACCTGACCGACAGCGGTACGGCGGCCCAGCTCGCCAACTGCTACGACCCGACCTGGGGCCAGTTCAAGAGCCGCACGAAGCCCATCCTCGGCAACCACGACTACATCACGGCCGGGGCGGTGCCCACGTTCGACTACTTCGGTCCGGTGCTGCCCCGAGGCACCGGCTACTACTCCTTCGACCGGGCCGGCTGGCACATCGTCGTGCTGAACACCAACTGTTCCAAGGTGGGCGGCTGCCAGGCCGGCTCGCCCCAGGAACGGTGGCTGCGGGCGGACCTGGCCGCGCACCCCAACCGCTGCGCCCTGGCGCAGTACCACCATCCGCTGTTCAGCTCCGGCGGCCGGGAGTCGTCGAACGTCCGGCCGCTGTTCCAGGCGCTCTACGACGCTGGGGCCGAGATCGTCGTCAACGGCCACAACCACCAGTACGAGCGGTCGCGCCGCAGAACCCGAGCGGGGCCGCCGAACCGGACCGGGGCGTCCGGGAGTTCGTGGTGGGCACCGGTGGCCGTCCACTCCAGAGCAGCTTCCCCGAGCCGGCGGCCAACAGCGAGGTCCGCAACGGCCGGACCTTCGGGGTGCTGAAGCTGGCCCTCTCGCCGAACAGCTACACCTGGCAGTTCCTCCCGGTGGTCGGCGCGACCTTCACCGACTCCGGCAGCGGTGTCTGCCACTGACCACCCCGACGGGGCGAGTTGCGAAGAATGTCACCGGTGCTGGCTCGGCGGCGGGCGGTACGGCAGGCTCGGAGGCATGTCGGACGCGTACACGGTCGGTGATCCTGACGGGTTGTCTCCGCTGCTGGCCGAGCTGCGGGACGCCGTCTCCCGCGAGTTGCACGCCCAGCTCGCCCTGCGGGCCGAACGGATCGAGTTGGAGGCGGTGCCCGAGGTCGCGTACCAGGTCACTCTGCGGGTGGCGGACGTGCTGACCCGGTGGCGGCCGGCGAACGCCGCCGATATCGTCGCACCGTCCTCTTAGGATCGGTGGAACCGCACGGGTCGGACGGTCCGGGCGGCACACCGATCCTCAGGGAGCTTCATGACAACTGTGCGTGTTAGCCGCAGGTTCCAGGTCGGCGCGACGGCGGTCGCGGCGGCGATCCTGGCCGGCGCGGCGGCCAACCCCGCGACGGCGGGCCCCGCGACGACGGAGACCGACCCCGGCTGGGTCACCGCCTGGCTCGGGGACACCGCGCTGGGCGCTGCCGGCGCCCCCGGCCGCACCGCCGCGCTCCAGTTGAGCAGCACCGGCGCGACCAACCCCCGGGTCGTCTTCGACCTGAGCGGGCTGACCGGGGTGGCCGTCGCGACCTTCCCGGCCTGGTGCGTCACCGCCGCCGAGATCACCTGCCCGATGCCGCCCACCGCGACCCCGGACGAGTTCGGCAGCGTCAACGGCACCGTGCCGGTGGTGCTGCGCGCCTTCTCCGGCACCACCGACGGCGCGTCCGGCACGATCGGCTACACGGTGCTGGCCGACGGCGTCGACGGCGAGACCCAGCGGGCCGCCGTCTCGGTGCACGCCGGGCCGGCGGCGGTGAGCCTGGTCGACGAGTACGTCGACAGCGCCGACACCGGTGACACGCTCCGCATGCCGGTGGCCGTGACCAGCGCCGGCAACGTGCCGGTGCTCGCGCTCCGGCTCACCGTACGGCTCCCGGTCGGGTTGACGCCCGCCGCGTACCGCAACTGCCGCTACGGCGCCGGCGACCAACTCAGCACGGTAGTGGTGTGCACGATCCCGGGCCCGCTGGCCCCCGGGGTCTCCTACCGGGCCCCGGACGGCTTCACCAGCACTGTCGGTCCGGCCGCCGTCGGCGCGAAACGGATCGTCCAGCAGGTCGAGCCGGTCACCACGGCCGACCCGCCGCCCGCCGGGCTGGTGTTGAAGCGGCGTCCCGCCGACCGGATGTTCCGGCTCGGTCAGGTGGGCACCCCGGTCGACGTGCTCGACGCCGACCACCAGTCCCCGTACGGCCAGTACTACCTGCGTGACGTGCCCGGCGCCTTCGACGTGGTGGCGCTCGGGGCGACCGCCGCCGGCTCGGTGGGCGACACCGTGACGGTGCGGGTCGGCATGCGCAACGACGGCCCGGGCGTCCCGGACGGCACCGTCTCCGGCGGGGACCCGGGCAGCTTCGTCTTCACCCCGCCGGCCGGCACGGTCGTCGTCGGCGAGCCGACCGGCTGCTCCCCCGCCGGCGGCGGCGAGGACGGCGGCGAGGAGCCGTTGACCTGGTACTGCGCCAAGTCGGGTGGCGTCTTCCCGGCCGGTGAGAGCTTTTTGGTCGACTTCGACCTACGGGTCGACGGCCCGCTCGGCGCAGCCGGCCAGGTGCGGATCCCGTACGGCTACCCGCGGGTGGACGACGACCCGGCGAACGACAGCGCCCCGGTGACCATCGCCTGACCGGTCATTCGCATTGGTAGAGCCGTTCCGGGTCGACGAGCGCCACCTCGGCCCGGCCGGCTGCCAGCTCCCTCAGCCCCTCGGTGAGCCCGTTGCCGCTGGCCAGGAGCAGACAGCCGGCGGAAGCGTCCACGCCGGGGCGACGGGTGAGCAGCTCCCGGGCCCGGACCAGCCGGTCCAGATCCGGTCGGCCGAGCGTACGACCCCATTTGACCTCACCGATCGCCAGTAGCGGACGGGGGCCGTCGCCCGACGGTGGCTCACCGAGCGCGACGACCGGAGGGCCCACTGCCTGACGGTTTCCACGAAGCGCGGTGTCGCGCAGGTCAGGGTCCTCGGCGAGCAGGTAGCGGGCCTCGCGGAACAGCGGCCTCAGTCGAGGCCGCCGTACGAGTGCAGGCCCTCGAAGAAGATGTTCACGCCGAACAGGTTCATCAGCATGGTCAGGAAGCCCAGCACGGCGATCCAGGTGGCCACGTTGCGCCGCACGCTGGGCGTGGCGCGGGCGTGCAGGTAACCGGCGTAGATCACCCAGGAGATGAACGACCAGGTCTCTTTCGGGTCCCAGCCCCACGGCCGCCCCCAGGACGCCTCGGCCCAGATCGCCCCGGCGATCACCGCGAAGGTGAAGACCGGGAAGGCGAACGCGTGCAGCACGAAGGTCAGCCGCTCCAGGCTCTCCGCCGAGGGCATCCGCTTCGCCAGCGTGTACGGGAAACTGCGCCGACCCCGCTCGTACCCGTCACGCATGAGGAAGGTGACCGCCGGCACCACGCCCAGCAGAAACAGCCCGGAGGCGAACACCACGGTCGACACGTGGATGACGAACCAGTACGAGTTGAGCGCCGGCACCAGCGGCACCACCGGCACGTAGAGCACCAGCTCGGCGGTCGCCACCAGGAGCACCATGACCAGGGTGAGGAACAGCCCGAGCCGGCGCAGCGACGGGCGCTTCCAGAGCACCGCCAGCCAGCCGGCGACCCCGATGAACGAGACCGTCAGCACGAACTCGTACATGTTGCCCCAGGGCATCCGGTCGGCGTCGATGCCCCGGGTGATCAGGCCGCCCAGGTGCAGCAGGGCGGCGACCACGGTGGCGGCCACCGCGATCAGGCCGGCGAGCCGGGCCCGCCCGGGCGGTCGCTTCCCCGGGCCGGGCGACTCCACCACCGACGGCGGGACCGGGGCGTCCGGGAGCACGCCGGCATCCGTACCGCCGCCGCCCGTGCCGCTGCCGCCCGTGCCGCTGACGGTCGTGCCGCTGACGGTCGTGCCGCTGACGGTCGTGCCGCCGACGCCGGCGCCGACCAGCTCGCGGGCCGGCGCGGGGGTGGCGGCCCGGACCCGGGCGTTGCCGAGGGCGTACTCGACGGCGTGGCAGATCATCGCGACCAGGTACGCCAGGATCGCGAAGGTCACCAGTTGATCGGAGATCGCGGACATCAGTCGGTCCCTTCTCGCGGCCCCCCGACGGGGTCGACTCCGGCGGCCCGGCCGGCACCACCCCGCACCTCGTCGACGAGCGCGGTGAACTCGTCGACGAAGCCGGGATACTCGGTGCGCGGCAGCCCACCGGCCTCCACCAAACTACTACCGACCGTCGTTGATCTTCCCACCGGGGCGTCGGCCCGCCCGTCGGCGTCGGCCGGCTGGTCGGCGGCCACGCCACCCGCGCCCGGCGGGACGGACGCGTCGGCCGCAAGGACCCGGAACCAGACCCGGCGGCGGCGGCCGAACAGCGAGCCGAGCAGGCCGACCAGCAGCACCCCGCTGCTCACCAGCAGCACCGTCGAGCCCGGGTCGTACCGCACGGAGAGCGTGACGAACGGTCGGGTGCCGAGGAACTCGACGCTGGTGCCGTCGTCCAGGGTCCACTTCTCGCCCGGCTTGAGCAGCCGCGCCTCGCCGAGTTGCGTCAGCCGGCCGTTGTCGATCTGCCGCTGGTCGAGCCGGTACACCGAGCCGGGGATGCCGGCGTCCAGCCCGAGGTTCCCCCGGTACGCGATCAGGAAGACCGCCGGGTTGCGCTCGGTCGGATGCTGCGACCGCACGTACGGCGGCGATTCCGGCGCGGTGGGCAGGTACAGCCCCTCGAAGGCGACCTGTAGCGCCGGGTCACGCCGCCCGGTCGCCGGGTCGAGGTTGACGTCCGGGAACATCGCCACGCCCTCGCCGGTGAGCGTGTTGTCGGTGGTCAGGAACGGTTCGGCGCTGGTCTGCGTGCGGCCGAAGCGGTCGGTGTACCGCAGCACCGGCGCGTACCCGTGCCCGAGCAGGTAGACGTTCGCCCCGTCGAGCCGCAGCGGCGAGTTGACCGAGAAGTCCGCGCGGCGGGCCGGCTGCCCGTCCTCGGTCACGGTCACCGTGGCGTTGAAGAACTCCGGCTGGCCGGACTCCAGGAACCGGGCCTGGAAATCGTCCAGCGTGAGGCAGAACGGCGGCAGGCCCGGGCTGTCCACCCGGGCGCCGATCTTCGACTCGGCGTACTGGAACTGGGTGTTGCAGAAGCCCTTGTCCCCGCCCGCGACGAGCAGCCGGTTGCCGCTCCAGCCGTACCACGAGCCGAGCGCGACGCCGATCAGCACCGCGATCAGCGAGGTGTGGAAGAGCAGGTTGCCGGTCTCCTTGAGGTAGCCCTTCTCGGCGGAGACCTCGTTGCCGCGCACCACCACCCGCCAGCGGCGGCGGCGCAGCACCGCGGCGATGGCCTCCGGGCCGCCGTGGTGGCCGGTCAGCACCGCGTGCTGCGGCAGCCGTTCCAGCCGCTTCGGCACGGCCGGGGGTACGGCCCGCAGCGCCCGCACGTGCTCCCGCAGCCGGGGCACGATGCAGCCGACCAGGGAGGTGAACAGCAGCAGGTAGATCGCGGAGAACCAGACCGAGCCGAACACCTCGAACGCGCCGAGCCGGTCCAGTCTCGGGGCGAGTTGCGGGTACTCGACGAAGAAGTCGTCGACGTCCTCCGGGTTGACCCCGCGCTGCGGCAGCACCGAGCCGGGCACGGCGGCGACCGCGAGCAGGAAGAGCAGGACCAGCGCGGTACGCATGCTGGTGAGCTGCCGCCACGAGTTGCGCAGCAGGGCCAGCAGCGGGTTCGGTCGGCGGCGCGGCGTCGACGGGGACGGCGCGGCCGACCGGTCCTCGACGGCGGTCATCAGATGCCCACCTCGCCCACCCCGACGGTGGTCTGCAACCAGATCACGAAGCTCTGCCAGCCGCCGGTGACCAGCGCCAGGCCGATCAGCACCAGCAGCGCCCCGCCGACCCGGGTGACCCAGCGGCTGTTGCGGCGGATCACCCGGAACACGCCGAGCAGCCGCTGGAAGCCCAACCCGAAGATCACGAACGGCAGGCCGAGCCCCAGGCAGTACGCGACGGCGAGCACCACGGCCCGGTCGGTCTGCCCGCCCGCGGCGGCCATGCCCAGCACCGCCCCCAGGGTCGGCCCGGTGCACGGCATCCAGCTCAGCGCGAACACCGCCCCGAAGACCGGCGCGCCGAGCAGACCGGCCGACGGCAGCCGGTGGATCCGCACCTCCCGCTGGAGGCCGGGCAGCAGCCCGACGAAGGCCAGCCCCAGCACGATCACCAGGACGCCGACCACGATCTCCAGGGTCCGCTGGTACTGGAAGAGGACCTTGCCGATGCTGGCGAAGAGGATCGCGGTGGCGGTGAAGACGGCGGTGAACCCGCCGACGAAGAGCAGCGTGCCGGCCAGCACCCGCCCCTTCACCCGGGCGGTCCGCGCCGCCGGACGCTGCGGCCGTACCGCCAGGGCCGTCCCGCCGCCGGTCGCCGCCGCCGCGCCGCCGGTCGCCGCCGCGCCGCCCTGGGCGTCCGGGCGGGCGCCTTCCAGGTCGGCGCCGGCGAGACCGGTGACGTACGACAGGTAGCCGGGAACGAGCGGCAGCACGCACGGCGAGAGGAAACTGACCAGTCCGGCGAGAGCCGCCGCGCCGACGGCCAGCCACAGCGGGCCGCTCTCGGCGAGCGTCCGGAACGTCTCACCCATCAGGGCGCGCCTTCGGCGGCGATCCGTTCCACCACGGGTTGCAGCACGTCCTGGATGACCGCGCCCCGCCGCAGCGCGGCGATCCGGCCCTCCCGGTCGAGGACGACGGTGGCCGGGATGGCGTTGGGCGCGATGTCGAAGTCGAGGGCCGTCCGGCCGGGCGGGTCGAAGACGCTCGGGTAGCTGACCCGGCCCTCCTCGAACGCGATGGCCTTGTCCCGGCTGTCCGAGACGTTGATGCCGAGGAAGGTCACCCCGGACGCCTTCGTGGCCTGGTAGGTGTTCTCCAGGTCGTCGGCCTCGGCGCGGCACGGGGCGCACCAGGAACCCCAGAAGTTGATCACCACGACCTTGCCCCGGTCCTGGGTGAGGTCGTAGCGGCCCCCGGTGAGGAGCTCCCCGACGACCTCGGGGGCGGTGGTGCGCTCGTCCGGCGCGCACTCCAGGACGCCGTCCCGGGTGGCGCAGCGCTGCTCGCCGCCCCCGCCGGAACACGCCGCCAACGCCACCGGGGCGACGACGGCGAGCAGCGCGGCGGCACACCTACGGAACACCATCAGGCGCCCTTGGCTGTCCGCGCGGTCGGCGACATGGCGATCAGGTGGGCGGCCGGCTCGGAGTAGCCGATCCCCACCACCTTCGCCCCGTCGAAGTGGAACGAGGTGAGGCTGGCCAGCCCGCACTGCCGTCGACGCGGGTCGTGCCAGAGCCGCTTGCGTTCCACGTAGCGGCGCAGCGTCCAGATGGGGAGCTGGTGCGAGACCAGGACCGCCTCCCGCCCCTCGGCGGCGACCCGGGCGGCGTGCAGCGCGGCGAACATCCGCTCGGCGATGGTGCGGTACGCCTCGCCCCAGGACGGGGTGACCGGGTCGCGCAGCACCCACCAGTTACGCGGGTCACGGAACCCGCCGTCGCCCGGGGAGACCTTCTTGCCCTCGAACCAGTTGGCGCTCTCGATCAGGCGCTCGTCCACCCCGACCGACAGGCCGAACTGGGCGGCGATCGGCTCGGCGGTCTGCTGGGCGCGTTCCAGCGGGCTGGCCACCACGTGCACCACCTGACGGTCGGCCAGACCCTGCGCGGCGGCCTTGGCCATCTGCACGCCCAGCTCGGAGAGGCGGAAACCGGGCAGCCGGCCGTAGAGGACGCGCTCCGGGTTGTGCACCTCGCCGTGCCGCAGCACGTGGACCACCGTCTTGCCGCTCACCGTAGCTACCCCCCGTGACCTGCCGCTGCCGCCGCGTTCGCCGCCGCCGGCAGGGCGGCGGCGAGCTGTTCCAGAGCGGCGTCGTCGAGCGCCGCCGACACGAACCACGCCTCGAACGCGCTCGGCGGCAGGTAGACGCCGCCGGCCAGCATCGCGTGGAAGAACGCCTTGAACGCGGGCACCTGCTGGGTGCGGGCGCTGTCGTAGTCGACCACGTCGGCGTCGGTGAAGAAGATCGAGAACATGCTGCCCGCGTACGACAGCCGGTGCGGGACCCCGGCGGCGGCCAGCGCGTCGGAGGCCAGTTTGCCCACGGTGGCGGCGGTGTCGTCGAGCCGGCGGTAGACGGCGTCGTCGGCCAGCCGCAGGGTGGCCAGGCCGGCGGCGCAGGCCAGCGGGTTACCGGAGAGCGTGCCGGCCTGGTAGACCGGGCCGGCGGGCGCGAGCCGGGCCATGATCTCCGCCCGCCCGCCGAACGCCGCGGCGGGCAGCCCACCCCCCATGACCTTCCCGTACGTCCACAGGTCGGCGTCGGACGGGTCGAGCCCGTGCCAGCCGGCGCGGGAGACCCGGAACCCGGTCATCACCTCGTCGACGACCAGCAGCGCGCCGTGCGCGTGGGCGATCCGGGCGAGCTGCTGGTTGAAGCCGTCCCGGGGGGCGACCACGCCCATGTTGCCGGCGGCGGCCTCGGTGATGACCGCGGCGATGTGCCCGCCCTCGGCGGCGAACGCCTCCTCCACCGCCGTCAGGTCGTTGTACGGCAGCACGATCGTCTCGCTGGCCGCCGCGCCGGTCACGCCGGGCGAGTCGGGCAGGCCCAGGGTGGCCACGCCGGAGCCGGCGGCGGCCAGCAGCGCGTCCACGTGCCCGTGGTAGCAGCCGGCGAACTTGACGATCTTGGAGCGGCCGGTGCAGCCCCGGGCCAGCCGGATCGCCGACATGGTCGCCTCGGTGCCGGAGTTGACCAGCCGCACCTGTTCCATCGGGGTGCGCTCGACCAGCTCGGCGGCCAGCTCGACCTCACCCGGGGTGGGCGTGCCGAAGCTGGTGCCCCGGGCGGCGGCGGCCTGCACGGCGGCGACCACCTCCGGGTGGGCGTGCCCGAGGATCAGCGGCCCCCAGGAACAGACCAGGTCGACGTAGCGCCGGTCGTCCGCGTCGTACAGCCAGGGGCCCTCCCCCCGGACCATGAAGCGGGGCGTGCCGCCGACGGCGCGGAAGGCGCGCACAGGGGAGTTCACCCCGCCTGGCACGAGGGCGCGGGCGCGGGCGAACAGGGCCTCGGAGGCCGGCGCGTCGGCCGGGAAACGGCCGGATCCGGCAGGGTACGTATCCGTCACGATGGGCCCATTGTGTCAGCGTCCGGGGCCTGATCGACAACCACCCCTGACCGGGGTTACCGGGCTCACCCCCGGACGCCGCCGGACGGGACGCGCCGGCAGGCGCATGCGGCCTCGACAGGCCGGGGCACCGGGATCGCGCTAGGCTGACCCGGTGGATCGTGCCGAACTGTCCATCACGGTACACCGGACAGCCGACGAGGTGGTGCTACGGCTGGCCGGTGAGATCGACATGCTCACCGCCGCCCAGCTCACCAGCGTGGTGAACGAGGTTCTCGGTGATCCGCCGCCGCGCATCGTGCTCGACCTCGAAGGCGTCACGTTCTGCGACTCGCAGGGCCTCGGCACGCTGGTGGTGCTCAGCCGGAAGGCGAGCCACGCGCAGAGCCTGCTCGTCCTCACCCAGGTCGGCGACTTCCTGCTCCGCGTCCTGGACATCACCGGCCTTCGCTCCGCCCTGATGATCCGCGCCTGACCCACCCACCCCACCCGCGTCCCACCGCGCCCCCACCCCGTCACCAACGTCCATGGACAGAACATCTAGACCGGCGCGAATAGGGAGTGGGCGCGACGAGGGGGTGGGGAGGGAGGGGTGGGTCAGTGGGGGGCGCCCCAGCGGGCTTGTTCGAGGAGTTCTGCGGCGCGGGTGGGGGCGTCGGGGTCGGGTGAGCGGAGCAGGGTGGTGGCCTCGTCGACGGCGTCGGTGAGCGCCCGCCACTGCGCCTCCCGCTCGCGTACCACCTCGGACTGGGCGGCGAGCTGCCGGTTCTTCGACCACAGGTCGACGAAGACCGACACCTTGGCGCGCAGCACCCACGGGTCGAAGGGCTTGGTGAGGTAGTCGACCGCGCCCACCGCGTACCCCCGGAGCGCGAGCTGCGCGTCCCGGTCGGCGGCGGTGAGGAAGATGATCGGGATGTGCCGGGTCCGTTCCCGGCGCTTGATGTGACTGGCGGTCTCGAACCCGTCCATGTCGGGCATCTGCGCGTCGAGCAGGATCACCGCGAAGTCGTCCACCAGGAGCTGCTTCAGGGCCGCTTCGCCGCTCTCCACGGCCACCGACTGCACCGGCAGGCCCTGGAGGATCGCCTCCAGGGCCATCAGGTTCTCCCGTCGGTCGTCGACCAGCAGCGCCTTGGCCATCTGGGTCACCGGTTCTCCTCCTGTCGGCCGCCGCTGATCCAGGACGCCATCAACTCGATCAGCTTGTCCAGGTCAACCGGTTTGGTGATGTAGTCGCTGCCGCCGGCCGCCAGCGCGGACTCCCGGTCCCCGGGCATCGCCTTGGCGGTGAGGAAGACGATCGGCAGGTCGGTGAAGCGGTGGTTGCGCCGGATCTGGCGGGTCGTCTCGTACCCGTCCTGGTCGGGCATCATCGCGTCCATCAGCACGATGTCGACCTCCGGGTGCTCGGCGAGCTGCCGGGTGCCGTCCACCCCGTTGTCCGAGTACAGGACCGTCATGCCGTGCAGCTCCAGGGCGCTGGTCAGGGCGAAGACGTTACGGACGTCGTCGTCGACGATCAGCACGGTGGCCCCGTCCAGCCGGCGGGTGGTCGGGGTCTGCGGCGGCTGCGGCAGCTCCGGCGGGGGCATCAGCAGCGACGACGGCAGCCCGGCCCGCGCCGGTGAGGGCGGCAGCGGCGCGACCACCGCGTCCGGGGCCAGCACGTCCGGCACGAAGAGGGTGAACGTCGACCCCTGCCCGGGGGCGGACGCGACGGTGATCGTGCCGCCGAGCAGGCGGGCCAGGTCGCGGCTGATGGACAACCCGAGGCCGGTGCCCCCGTACCGGCGGCTGGTGGTGCCGTCGGCCTGCTGGAACGCCTCGAAGATCAGCGACAGCTTGTCGTCAGGTACGCCGATCCCGGTGTCGATCACCGTGAAGGCGATCACCTGCCGGGCGTTGACCAGCGCCGGCACGTCGAAGACGACGCTGTCCGCCGCCGGCGCGATCCGCAGGGTGACCGCGCCGTTGTCGGTGAACTTGACCGCGTTGGAGAGCAGGTTACGCAGGATCTGCTGCAACCGTTGCGCGTCGGTGACCAGCGCGGGCGGCAGGTCGTCGGCGATCTCGACCTGGAAGCCGAGGCCCTTCTCCTCGGCCTGCGGGGCGAACGCCTGCTCGACGTAGCCGCGGATGTCGGAGAAGCGCACCTCGACCGGTTGGACGTCCATCCGGCCGGCCTCGATCTTCGACAGGTCGAGGATGTCGTCGATCAGGGAGAGCAGGTCGGAGCCGGCGCTGTGGATCGTCCGGGCGAACTCGATCTGCTTCGGGGTGAGGTTCTGCTCGGAGTTCTCCGCCAGCAGCCGGGCCAGCAGCAGCAGCGAGTTCAGCGGCGTACGCAGCTCGTGGCTCATGTTCGCCAGGAACTCCGACTTGTACGCCGAGGCGCGGGTGAGCTGCTGCGCCTTCTCCTCCAGGCCGAGCCGGGCCAGCTCGATCTCCCGGTTCTTCGTCTCGATGTTGCCCTTCTGCTCCGACAGGAGCTGGGCCTTGTCCTCCAGCTCGGCGTTGGTGCGCTGCAACTCCGCCGACTGTTCCTGCAGCTCGTGGGCGAGCCGCTGCGACTGGGAGAGCAGCTCC
The sequence above is a segment of the Micromonospora sp. WMMD882 genome. Coding sequences within it:
- a CDS encoding STAS domain-containing protein, translating into MDRAELSITVHRTADEVVLRLAGEIDMLTAAQLTSVVNEVLGDPPPRIVLDLEGVTFCDSQGLGTLVVLSRKASHAQSLLVLTQVGDFLLRVLDITGLRSALMIRA
- a CDS encoding response regulator: MTQMAKALLVDDRRENLMALEAILQGLPVQSVAVESGEAALKQLLVDDFAVILLDAQMPDMDGFETASHIKRRERTRHIPIIFLTAADRDAQLALRGYAVGAVDYLTKPFDPWVLRAKVSVFVDLWSKNRQLAAQSEVVREREAQWRALTDAVDEATTLLRSPDPDAPTRAAELLEQARWGAPH